The Sesamum indicum cultivar Zhongzhi No. 13 linkage group LG6, S_indicum_v1.0, whole genome shotgun sequence genome has a segment encoding these proteins:
- the LOC105164108 gene encoding MND1-interacting protein 1, with protein MGCTVREKHIRTNRRTRSVKPESDHSTTINTNGNLEKSGNAKSGIKPKNYHMALNALAQNPMSVPNSNPNSVFDDNGWGYCTEEQLEEILLKNLEFLYNEAINKLIALGYDEEVALKAILRNGHCYGGMDVLTNILHNSLAYLNSGGNSGGSGEEPEPSFADLRQLEEYSLAGMVCLLQQVKPHLSKGDAMWCLLMSDLHVGRASVMEIPVLPSPSGSGSSSGNGNGNANGSEGASASSIGAPEAVVSNGGPVGVAPALCRFHSGWGFGNSGTSEFPMNGMNGFLSYASEMALQREIECPKRFNLSPSMKSLLKRNVAMFAAGFRANSKQFHNQSQACPSSLSGGNSSSGSGTTSAVPVGHSEESQYAKNQDVVNSVMSKFRDLNLDENTEQVSLDQKDEMILSLIHQIKDLEKQVKERKEWAHQKAMQAARKLSHDLTELKMLRMEREETQRLKKGKQTLEDTTLKRLTEMENALRMASGQVDRANAAVRKLETENAEIRAEMEASKLSASESVTTCLEVAKREKKCLKKLLAWEKQKTKMQEDIAAEKQKISELQQELAQVEAATKEAEAKWRQEQKAKELVLAQLEEERRLKEASEANNKRKLEALRLKIEIDFQRHKDDLLRLEQEYARLKESAQSTEVENQSNDVWTENSNGINPQGETIARLLHELDQLEDSQGKEVSCDRECMICMKDEVSVVFLPCAHQVICANCNDNYGKKGKATCPYCRVPIEQRIRVYGASS; from the exons ATGGGCTGCACTGTTAGAGAGAAGCACATCCGAACTAATCGGAGGACCCGATCTGTAAAACCCGAATCCGATCATTCTACCACCATTAACACAAATGGGAATTTGGAGAAATCAGGGAATGCGAAAAGTGGAATTAAAcccaaaaattatcatatgGCACTCAATGCGTTGGCCCAGAACCCCATGTCAGTGCCCAACTCAAATCCAAATTCTGTGTTTGATGATAATGGCTGGGGATACTGCACTGAGGAACAGTTAGAGGAAATATTGCTGAAGAATTTGGAGTTTTTATATAATGAAGCGATAAATAAGCTCATTGCCTTGGGTTATGATGAGGAGGTGGCTTTGAAGGCTATTTTGAGGAATGGGCATTGCTATGGTGGGATGGATGTTTTGACTAACATTTTGCATAATTCTTTGGCTTATTTGAATAGTGGTGGGAACAGTGGGGGAAGTGGCGAGGAGCCTGAGCCTTCGTTTGCAGACTTGCGGCAGCTGGAGGAGTATTCACTTGCAGGAATGGTTTGTTTGTTGCAACAAGTGAAGCCCCATTTGAGTAAGGGTGATGCTATGTGGTGTTTGCTGATGAGTGATCTCCATGTCGGCCGTGCTAGTGTGATGGAAATTCCAGTTTTGCCATCACCCAGTGGCAGTGGCAGTAGCAGTGGGAATGGGAATGGGAATGCCAATGGGTCTGAGGGTGCCTCGGCAAGCAGCATTGGGGCCCCAGAGGCAGTTGTTAGTAACGGAGGGCCTGTAGGGGTTGCCCCGGCCTTGTGTAGGTTTCATAGCGGTTGGGGCTTTGGGAACAGTGGGACGTCCGAGTTCCCAATGAATGGTATGAATGGGTTTTTGTCATACGCATCGGAAATGGCTTTGCAGAGAGAAATTGAATGCCCAAAGAGATTTAACCTTAGTCCATCAATGAAGAGCCTGTTGAAGAGGAATGTTGCCATGTTTGCTGCAGGATTTAGGGCAAACTCGAAGCAGTTTCATAACCAATCACAGGCTTGTCCCAGTTCTTTATCTGGTGGGAATTCATCAAGTGGGTCTGGTACAACATCTGCTGTTCCTGTTGGGCACAGTGAGGAATCCCAGTATGCAAAGAATCAGGATGTAGTAAACTCAGTGATGAGTAAGTTTCGGGACTTGAATCTTGATGAGAATACAGAACAAGTATCGTTGGATCAGAAAGATGAAATGATCCTAAGTTTGATCCATCAGATAAAAGACTTAGAGAAGCAGGTGAAGGAACGTAAAGAGTGGGCCCACCAGAAGGCAATGCAAGCTGCAAGAAAGCTCAGCCATGATTTAACTGAACTTAAGATGTTGAGAATGGAGAGAGAGGAAACACAGCGGCTGAAGAAGGGGAAACAGACCCTTGAAGACACCACCCTGAAGAGGCTCACTGAGATGGAGAATGCTTTGAGGATGGCAAGTGGTCAAGTGGACCGTGCAAATGCTGCTGTTCGGAAGCTTGAGACTGAGAATGCAGAGATTAGAgcagagatggaggcatctaaATTAAGTGCATCTGAATCAGTCACGACATGTTTGGAAGTTGCAAAAAGGGAGAAAAAGTGCCTTAAGAAGCTTTTGGCCTGGGAGAAGCAGAAAACTAAAATGCAGGAAGATATTGCAGCAGAGAAACAGAAGATCTCAGAGTTGCAGCAGGAGTTGGCACAGGTTGAGGCTGCTACAAAGGAAGCTGAG GCAAAGTGGAGGCAGGAGCAGAAGGCCAAAGAACTAGTTCTTGCTCAGCTGGAGGAGGAGAGACGCCTTAAAGAAGCTTCAGAGGCTAATAACAAAAGGAAGCTTGAGGCGCTCCGCCTAAAGATAGAGATAGATTTCCAGCGCCACAAAGACGATCTCCTACGCCTTGAGCAAGAATATGCACGGCTTAAAGAGTCTGCACAATCCACGGAGGTGGAAAATCAATCTAATGATGTATGGACAGAAAACTCCAACGGCATAAACCCCCAAGGAGAAACCATCGCAAGACTGCTCCATGAACTCGATCAGCTGGAAGATTCTCAAGGGAAGGAGGTCAGCTGCGATAGGGAATGCATGATTTGCATGAAAGACGAGGTATCCGTCGTTTTTCTTCCTTGTGCTCATCAAGTTATCTGTGCAAACTGTAATGACAATTATGGAAAGAAAGGTAAAGCTACATGTCCATACTGCCGGGTTCCAATTGAACAAAGAATTCGAGTTTATGGTGCGAGCTCTTAA